Proteins encoded within one genomic window of Paramisgurnus dabryanus chromosome 11, PD_genome_1.1, whole genome shotgun sequence:
- the lmod1a gene encoding leiomodin 1a (smooth muscle), which translates to MSKRKPLAPSERQGSDDSDTELLLATLSPEEVEELERELVFIDPDPDVPVGLRQRNQTEKLPSRGYDREAMLDYCERQTKRLIRRELSAEGESKGEGRRRDRLRRMRSREFSRSQSGDPPDTESRNAASEAPPENNEQETAKKRDDVSKDSSDKEEIKTEKKDEGGTELKEREHSRKERGTSKTLELISKLQDKKEDKRECEKREERKVSENSKIRGFISKLQDKDNENLKEKSNKEDIKKSRTKVLEEQKNSRARDSMNQNQTEEIKSKMKEKEHDAKNELSRAQKERETKKENKLDKTKKHTEQMISPNFSHNVSETIDGSKDCSVTTEDEDSFNEHDSLDSDTGSSMFDDLLEQVRSDDPELTEINVNNSDAIKKDTLMQFAEGLRSNTHVKTFSLANTRADDHVAFAIAGTLRENATLTGINLDSNHLTGKGILAIINSLQHNRALMELRFHNQRHICGGKTEMEMTKVLRDNSSLLKLGYHFELAGPRMTMTNILSRNMDRKRQQRLEAQKLSREETNSTRITPSENAMNVSNPNKPKDSSFSHTEKKTYKFAAMSKFTSQETLKALTAKPQPRFTCSEVTGKTEGATGSRHVPPPPPPPGPALDVQALRRSLNPISQRKQDSSAGVRQTERNSRDQLLTSIRNCGMNALKKVEIPKRLR; encoded by the exons ATGTCTAAAAGAAAACCTCTTGCGCCCTCGGAGCGGCAGGGAAGCGATGACTCGGACACGGAGCTGCTGCTCGCGACCCTCTCACCGGAGGAGGTGGAAGAGCTCGAGCGGGAGCTGGTGTTCATCGACCCGGACCCAGATGTACCGGTGGGACTCCGACAGCGGAACCAGACGGAGAAACTGCCGTCCAGAGGATATGACAGAGAGGCCATGCTGGACTACTGCGAACGGCAGACCAAGAGATTAATCCGCAGAGAGCTCAGCGCAGAG ggaGAGTCAAAAGGGGAGGGCAGGAGGAGAGATCGACTCCGCAGGATGAGGAGCAGGGAGTTTTCCAGGTCACAGAGTGGCGACCCTCCAGACACAGAGAGCAGAAACGCTGCGAGTGAAGCACCTCCTGAAAACAATGAACAGGAGACAGCTAAGAAACGAGATGATGTCTCCAAAGATTCTTCTGATAAAGAGGAAataaaaacagagaaaaaagATGAAGGTGGAACAGAATTGAAAGAGAGGGAACATTCTAGAAAAGAAAGGGGAACTTCCAAGACTCTGGAGCTTATTTCCAAACTGCAGGATAAAAAAGAGGATAAGAGAGAATGCGAAAAAAGAGAAGAGAGAAAAGTAAGTGAGAACTCAAAAATACGAGGCTTCATCTCCAAACTCCAGGATAAAGACAATGAGAACCTTAAAGAAAAGAGCAACAAGGAAGATATCAAGAAAAGCAGAACCAAAGTCCTGGAGGAACAGAAGAACAGCAGAGCAAGAGACAGTATGAACCAAAATCAAACAGAGGAAATTAAAAGCAAAATGAAGGAGAAAGAACATGATGCAAAAAATGAGTTATCACGagcacagaaagagagagaaacaaagaaagaaaataagcttgacaaaacaaaaaaacataccGAACAGATGATATCACCCAATTTCAGCCATAATGTCTCAGAGACCATTGATGGTAGTAAAGACTGTTCAGTTACCACAGAGGATGAAGATTCTTTCAACGAACATGATTCTTTGGACAGCGACACTGGCTCCAGTATGTTTGATGACCTTCTGGAGCAAGTTCGCAGCGATGACCCCGAACTAACCGAGATCAATGTTAACAATTCAGATGCCATAAAGAAAGACACCCTAATGCAGTTTGCAGAAGGTCTCCGTAGCAACACCCACGTTAAAACTTTCTCCCTCGCCAACACAAGGGCGGACGATCACGTCGCGTTCGCCATTGCTGGAACCCTGCGGGAAAATGCCACCCTGACGGGCATTAACCTTGACTCCAACCATTTAACAGGCAAAGGCATCTTGGCCATTATCAACTCTCTCCAGCACAACCGAGCGCTCATGGAGCTGAGATTTCATAACCAGAGACACATCTGCGGAGGGAAGACAGAAATGGAGATGACTAAAGTCTTACGTGACAACTCTTCTCTGCTGAAATTGGGCTATCACTTTGAACTGGCCGGGCCCAGGATGACAATGACCAACATTTTGAGCCGAAACATGGACAGGAAGCGGCAACAACGGCTGGAAGCGCAGAAACTCTCCAGAGAGGAGACTAACTCCACCCGTATAACCCCAAGTGAAAATGCGATGAACGTATCTAACCCTAATAAGCCAAAAGACTCATCATTCTCCCACACTGAGaagaaaacatacaaatttgCTGCAATGTCCAAATTTACCTCTCAGGAAACTCTAAAGGCCTTGACCGCCAAACCACAACCTAGATTTACCTGCTCTGAAGTGACAGGAAAGACAGAAGGGGCAACAGGAAGTAGACACGTTCCTCCTCCTCCCCCTCCTCCTGGTCCAGCGTTAGATGTTCAGGCTTTGAGAAGATCATTGAACCCAATCTCTCAGAGAAAGCAGGACAGCAGTGCAGGTGTCCGTCAAACAGAGAGGAACTCCAGAGATCAGCTCCTCACCTCTATCAGAAACTGTGGCATGAACGCACTAAAAAAG GTTGAGATCCCTAAGCGGTTAAGATAG